In one Pseudarthrobacter sp. NBSH8 genomic region, the following are encoded:
- the flgL gene encoding flagellar hook-associated protein FlgL, with the protein MLNRVTNQTMAAAAQRNLQAGQSRLAALQEKGSTLQNITRPSDDPAALASALTTRASIRAADQYSNNISDGNGWLNTADAALGQATNILNRVRDLTLQASNAALHDAAKEAIAVELEGLNKDLMARANTQYLGRNIFAGNTDAPGAFSNGIPPTYNGTPGTVERRVDAGQTVRVDADGGAIFGDGADSVFALVSNVVADIRAGSNPVSRLGAVDQRIKTVINGRAEVGIRQTQLLQAQEALDGAKVTLEAQRSAIEDADIGRVVLDLKLQETNYQVALAVTAKVLQPTLMDFLR; encoded by the coding sequence ATGCTCAACCGCGTCACCAACCAGACCATGGCAGCAGCCGCGCAGCGCAACCTGCAGGCCGGCCAGTCCAGGCTCGCCGCCCTGCAGGAAAAAGGCAGCACCCTCCAGAACATCACCAGGCCCTCGGACGATCCCGCCGCCCTGGCCAGCGCCCTCACCACGCGCGCCAGCATCCGGGCCGCGGACCAGTACTCGAACAATATCAGCGACGGCAACGGCTGGCTGAACACCGCGGACGCAGCACTGGGCCAGGCCACCAACATCCTGAACCGGGTCCGGGACCTCACTCTCCAGGCCTCCAACGCAGCGCTCCACGACGCAGCAAAGGAAGCGATCGCCGTCGAACTCGAAGGGCTCAACAAGGACCTGATGGCCCGCGCCAACACTCAGTACCTGGGCCGGAACATCTTCGCCGGCAACACCGACGCCCCCGGCGCCTTCAGCAACGGGATACCGCCTACCTATAACGGGACACCCGGCACCGTGGAACGGCGCGTCGATGCCGGGCAGACCGTGCGTGTGGACGCCGACGGCGGCGCGATCTTCGGCGACGGCGCCGACTCGGTTTTCGCGCTGGTGAGCAACGTCGTGGCGGACATCCGCGCCGGGTCGAATCCCGTTTCCCGGCTGGGCGCCGTCGATCAGCGGATCAAGACAGTCATCAACGGCCGCGCCGAAGTGGGTATCCGCCAGACGCAACTGCTCCAAGCGCAGGAGGCCTTGGATGGCGCGAAGGTTACGCTGGAAGCCCAGCGCTCCGCCATCGAGGACGCCGACATAGGAAGGGTGGTCCTGGACTTGAAGCTGCAGGAAACCAACTACCAGGTGGCCCTGGCGGTCACGGCCAAGGTGCTGCAGCCAACGCTGATGGACTTCCTGCGATGA
- a CDS encoding flagellar assembly protein FliW has protein sequence MSSVSSLAVTFTAPMPGLEGADGFTLRSVDGAPGLFALEASAGTAVRLFLADASVYVPGYSPPIPEQASDAGQTTTLLVVNPGTGKPTVNLAAPLVLNPETGTCTQLLLEGDAYSLRAELGGA, from the coding sequence ATGAGTTCCGTTTCTAGCCTGGCGGTCACTTTCACGGCCCCGATGCCCGGGCTCGAGGGCGCGGATGGCTTTACCCTGCGCAGCGTCGACGGCGCCCCCGGGCTCTTTGCGCTCGAAGCCTCCGCCGGCACGGCCGTACGGCTGTTTCTCGCCGACGCCTCCGTCTACGTCCCCGGGTATTCCCCACCCATACCGGAGCAGGCCTCAGACGCAGGCCAGACCACCACGCTGCTGGTAGTCAACCCCGGCACGGGGAAACCCACCGTCAACCTGGCGGCGCCCCTCGTGCTGAACCCCGAAACCGGCACCTGCACCCAGCTGCTTCTGGAAGGCGACGCCTACTCGCTGCGGGCGGAGCTCGGCGGCGCATAG
- the flgN gene encoding flagellar export chaperone FlgN: MAIHELSALLWRERELLDLLTFKLEEEQLLLTAGKSRWLPHGTREVEQVLEHLSRAGMARAVEVAAVAQQWGLSADSSLSELATAAPDAAWAEVLSSHLKAMQRQTAAIQELRDSNEQFLRAAVRSTQETAADLKPAAGTYDAHGMTGETSPSRFFDQKL, encoded by the coding sequence ATGGCCATCCATGAACTTTCGGCCCTGCTGTGGCGCGAACGCGAGCTCCTGGACCTCCTGACGTTCAAGCTGGAGGAAGAGCAACTCCTGCTCACCGCCGGAAAATCCCGCTGGCTCCCGCACGGCACACGCGAAGTGGAACAGGTCCTGGAGCACCTCTCCAGAGCCGGCATGGCCCGCGCCGTGGAAGTGGCCGCCGTCGCCCAGCAGTGGGGCCTGTCCGCAGACTCGTCCCTGAGCGAACTGGCCACTGCCGCACCCGACGCCGCCTGGGCAGAGGTGCTGTCCTCGCACCTGAAGGCCATGCAGCGCCAGACCGCAGCCATCCAGGAACTCCGCGATTCCAACGAACAGTTCCTGCGCGCCGCGGTGCGTTCCACCCAGGAAACGGCCGCGGACCTGAAACCGGCGGCTGGAACCTATGACGCCCACGGCATGACTGGGGAAACATCCCCGTCCCGCTTCTTCGACCAGAAACTCTGA
- a CDS encoding VOC family protein — MNISLKYAHVTVNDLDESLAFYRDALGLEVRNDVGSDGQRWVTLGSAAQPDLEIVLSPPHAGRSQADGDAIQELVTKGVMPMLVFSTDDLDAAFEAARASGAEVLQEPIVQPWGPRDCAFRDPSGNMIRINQG, encoded by the coding sequence ATGAACATTTCATTGAAGTACGCACACGTCACCGTCAACGATCTCGATGAGTCCCTCGCGTTCTACCGCGACGCCCTTGGCTTGGAAGTCCGGAACGACGTCGGCTCGGACGGCCAGCGCTGGGTCACCCTGGGCAGCGCTGCCCAACCCGATCTTGAGATTGTCCTGTCCCCGCCGCATGCCGGCCGCTCCCAGGCCGACGGGGACGCCATCCAGGAGCTGGTCACCAAGGGCGTTATGCCCATGCTCGTGTTCAGCACGGACGATCTCGACGCCGCCTTCGAGGCCGCCCGGGCCTCCGGCGCCGAGGTCCTCCAGGAACCCATCGTCCAGCCCTGGGGGCCACGCGACTGCGCCTTCCGCGACCCGTCCGGCAACATGATCCGCATCAACCAGGGCTGA
- the flgK gene encoding flagellar hook-associated protein FlgK: MSTFGGLNTAYLGLTAARQGMNLAGQNIANAGTAGYTRQRIEQSAIGAPGPTGLSAAGVRAGQGVSVDGIARLGSSFLDAGVRSTAAQAGYTGFRSAELQRIEATLQEPGPHGISTALQGFWAAWQGVSNHPGEAAPAGVLLQAASTLAGSVSAGYQALDAQWTQVRAEAQSTVASVNDAAARVAGFNSTIRSVLASGGNANELIDARNKVTETIAALAGGTVRENADGTSDVFVGGNALVSGTSHRALALTGQPAMRDDGASVQLEWADRPGKSVGLDGGKLAGAISLLAPAAGSTGGAIAEAAASYNAFTEKLMNDVNAVHRTGQSTTGTGNLDFFATGPTGPAARSLRVVPAAATEIATGATGSGALDGSIADKLAQLGTAANSPDSAWTAVVTVIGIRSRSAQQHEQLADAASIAAAGQRDSGSSVSLDEENISLLSNQHAYQAAARVMTAVDEALDVLINRTGLVGR, from the coding sequence GTGAGCACATTCGGCGGACTCAACACGGCCTACCTGGGCCTCACCGCGGCCCGGCAGGGCATGAACCTTGCGGGGCAGAACATCGCCAACGCTGGCACGGCCGGCTACACCCGGCAGCGGATTGAACAATCGGCGATCGGCGCCCCCGGTCCCACTGGACTGAGCGCGGCCGGAGTCCGGGCCGGCCAGGGCGTGTCCGTGGACGGCATCGCGCGCCTCGGCAGCAGCTTCCTCGACGCCGGGGTCCGTTCCACCGCCGCACAGGCCGGCTACACCGGTTTCCGTTCCGCCGAATTGCAGCGGATCGAGGCAACTCTCCAGGAGCCCGGACCCCACGGGATCTCGACGGCGTTGCAGGGCTTTTGGGCGGCCTGGCAGGGAGTCTCCAACCACCCGGGCGAGGCCGCCCCCGCCGGGGTGCTGCTGCAGGCTGCTTCCACGCTCGCCGGCAGCGTTTCCGCCGGCTATCAGGCCCTGGACGCCCAGTGGACCCAGGTCCGCGCCGAGGCCCAGAGCACCGTCGCTTCCGTCAATGACGCCGCCGCCCGTGTGGCCGGCTTCAACAGCACCATCCGTTCCGTCCTGGCTTCCGGCGGCAACGCGAATGAGCTCATCGACGCCCGCAACAAAGTCACTGAGACCATCGCCGCCCTGGCCGGCGGCACGGTTCGAGAGAATGCGGACGGCACGTCGGACGTCTTCGTCGGCGGCAACGCCCTGGTTTCCGGAACGTCGCACCGGGCATTGGCCCTGACCGGCCAACCCGCCATGCGAGACGACGGCGCTTCGGTACAGCTGGAATGGGCGGACCGTCCCGGAAAATCCGTTGGGCTCGACGGCGGTAAGCTGGCCGGCGCCATCTCCCTCCTTGCTCCCGCGGCCGGTAGCACGGGCGGGGCGATCGCCGAGGCCGCAGCTTCCTACAACGCCTTCACTGAGAAGCTCATGAACGACGTCAACGCCGTGCACCGCACGGGCCAGTCCACCACGGGCACCGGCAACCTGGACTTCTTCGCCACCGGGCCCACCGGCCCGGCCGCCCGGTCGCTGCGGGTGGTCCCCGCCGCAGCCACTGAAATCGCCACTGGCGCTACCGGCTCCGGGGCATTGGACGGCAGTATCGCGGACAAACTCGCCCAGCTCGGCACCGCAGCAAATTCGCCCGACTCCGCCTGGACCGCCGTCGTGACCGTCATCGGCATCCGCTCCCGCTCGGCCCAGCAGCACGAACAGCTGGCGGATGCGGCGAGTATCGCCGCGGCCGGGCAGCGCGACTCCGGCTCCTCGGTCAGCCTCGACGAGGAAAACATCAGCCTGCTCAGCAACCAGCACGCCTACCAGGCGGCCGCACGGGTGATGACCGCCGTCGACGAAGCCCTCGATGTCCTGATCAACCGCACCGGACTGGTGGGAAGGTAA
- a CDS encoding helix-turn-helix domain-containing protein, protein MNPRELANLAHLRRARDLIDRHYARPLDVPTMAAGALMSAAHFSRRFKAAYGETPYNYLMTRRIERAMALLRAGASVTDACMEVGSTSLGSFSSRFTEIVGMTPSAYRAREHHAVKAMPTCIARQHTRPARKPSRIEEASS, encoded by the coding sequence ATGAACCCGCGGGAGCTGGCCAACCTGGCCCACTTGCGCCGGGCCCGTGACCTGATCGACCGCCACTATGCCCGGCCGCTGGACGTGCCCACTATGGCCGCCGGCGCGCTCATGTCGGCGGCGCACTTTTCCCGCCGGTTCAAGGCGGCCTACGGCGAGACGCCTTACAACTACCTCATGACCCGGCGGATCGAGCGCGCCATGGCACTGCTGCGCGCCGGTGCCAGCGTGACCGATGCCTGCATGGAAGTGGGCTCCACCTCCCTAGGTTCGTTCAGCTCGCGGTTCACCGAGATCGTCGGCATGACGCCCAGCGCCTACCGGGCCCGCGAACACCACGCCGTAAAAGCGATGCCCACGTGTATTGCCCGGCAGCACACCCGGCCCGCGCGCAAGCCGAGCAGGATTGAAGAAGCTTCCTCATAG